One genomic segment of Sorex araneus isolate mSorAra2 chromosome X, mSorAra2.pri, whole genome shotgun sequence includes these proteins:
- the GKN1 gene encoding gastrokine-1 encodes MKFTIVFAGLLGVFLTPVLGDYNTNEEQSLSVNTEHNLANIDNNNGWDSWNAIWDYESNFAAIRLFKKKACIVHRMNRDAVPALQALDTLAKENKVQNKGPESPPPRDLMYSLNPEKVSDLSRFGKNIASMCRGVSTYVAEEIQGASLFAFTEKCLNINILWILNTSFCGGILSN; translated from the exons ATGAAGTTCACA ATTGTCTTTGCTGGACTTCTTGGTGTCTTCCTGACTCCTGTCCTTGGTGACTAT AACACCAATGAGGAACAGTCATTGAGTGTGAACACTGAACACAATCTGGCTAACATTGACAACAACAATGGATGGGACTCCTGGAATGCCATCTGGGATTACGAAAGT AACTTTGCTGCaatcagactttttaaaaagaaggcaTGCATTGTGCACAGAATGAACAGGGATGCTGTGCCCGCTCTCCAAGCTCTGGATACACTGGCCAAGgaaaataag GTTCAG AATAAAGGACCAGAAAGCCCACCTCCCAGGGATCTGATGTATTCTCTCAACCCAGAAAAAGTCAGTGACCTGAGCAGGTTTGGAAAGAACATTGCTTCCATGTGCAGGGGAGTTTCAACATACGTGGCTGAGGAAATTCAAG GTGCAAGCCTGTTTGCTTTCACCGAAAAATGCCTCAATATTAACATACTCTGGATTCTGAACACTTCTTTCTGTGGAGGAATACtgtcaaactaa